Proteins encoded together in one Riemerella anatipestifer window:
- the porV gene encoding type IX secretion system outer membrane channel protein PorV — protein MKITKKLLLGLGVTASTLALAQQKGQVLTGAPFLRISPDARAGGMGDQGVATSSDAFSQFWNAAKYPFSKTSSSVGVSYTPYMSKLTNDVFLLYAGYHTFLGEEERSTLGASIYYFNMGQVDLTKLVGSQVKKEGTVTPNEFAIDLSYGLKLSDTYSMAVTGRYIRSDFGSFNSDNTTKPANSFAVDVSGFYQSPKHQSFGDYEGQARAGFAIQNLGPKLDYTGDDTSRSYLPTTFRIGGGYDVFLDDVNKVGLSVEASKLLVPGSEIPAGSTTPQIPNVGVMEGIGKSFSNPQSLMLSGALEYSYDNAFAVRTGYFRESELQGGRQFATVGIGFNYQSFGLDVSYLINTSKVNTALDNTLRFGLTWNIGDDTSNADR, from the coding sequence ATGAAAATTACCAAAAAACTACTTTTAGGACTGGGAGTAACGGCTAGTACCTTAGCCTTAGCACAGCAAAAAGGGCAAGTACTTACGGGAGCTCCTTTTCTTAGAATTTCTCCAGATGCAAGAGCAGGAGGTATGGGAGATCAAGGGGTGGCGACTTCTTCAGATGCATTTTCGCAGTTTTGGAATGCAGCAAAATATCCTTTTAGTAAAACTTCTTCGTCCGTAGGTGTAAGTTACACACCTTATATGAGTAAGTTAACTAATGATGTTTTCCTTCTTTATGCTGGGTATCATACCTTTTTAGGAGAAGAAGAGCGTTCTACATTAGGAGCTAGTATCTACTACTTTAATATGGGGCAGGTAGATTTAACTAAGTTAGTAGGAAGTCAAGTAAAAAAAGAGGGAACTGTAACTCCAAACGAATTTGCAATTGATTTGTCTTATGGTTTAAAACTGTCTGATACTTACTCTATGGCAGTTACGGGGCGTTATATTCGTTCAGACTTTGGTAGTTTTAATTCAGATAATACTACTAAACCAGCTAATAGTTTTGCAGTAGATGTTTCAGGTTTTTATCAATCCCCTAAGCATCAGAGTTTTGGTGATTATGAAGGGCAAGCTAGAGCAGGTTTTGCAATCCAAAATTTAGGTCCTAAGTTAGATTATACAGGAGATGATACTTCTCGTTCTTACTTGCCAACCACTTTTAGAATTGGTGGAGGTTATGATGTATTTTTAGACGATGTTAATAAAGTAGGACTTAGTGTAGAGGCTTCTAAACTATTGGTGCCAGGCTCTGAAATTCCAGCAGGTAGCACCACGCCTCAAATTCCTAATGTAGGTGTGATGGAAGGGATAGGGAAGTCTTTTAGCAATCCACAAAGTTTAATGCTAAGTGGAGCGTTAGAATATTCTTATGATAATGCCTTTGCGGTAAGAACAGGTTATTTTAGAGAGAGTGAACTTCAGGGAGGCAGACAGTTTGCTACGGTAGGTATTGGTTTTAATTATCAATCTTTCGGATTAGATGTTTCTTACCTTATCAATACTTCTAAAGTTAATACCGCTTTAGATAATACGTTGCGTTTCGGACTTACTTGGAACATAGGAGACGATACTTCTAATGCAGACCGCTAA
- a CDS encoding SAM hydrolase/SAM-dependent halogenase family protein: MPVITLTSDYGLVDHRVGAIKGSILALKSDARLIDLSHDVEPYNLLQAAYIVRNAYTYFPKGTVHLIAVDSFYHKDRKAVVYKVDGHYFVAADNGILSLIFFNINPEEVYEITLNNRFDDEVNFTATDVLVPAAVHLHNGGLPEVIGRVYNEPKKISFPKAIETDNLIVGQIMYVDNFGNAVSNISKVFFEKKAAAYDEFVVKFRSYALSKIYNQYTDVVKDWENERQYHGKPLVLFNDADLLEVSIYKGTKNNGAKTLLGVSVGEKVYVEFNKN, translated from the coding sequence ATGCCAGTGATAACACTTACATCTGATTACGGACTTGTAGACCATAGAGTTGGTGCTATTAAAGGGAGTATTTTGGCTCTAAAATCTGATGCTAGACTTATAGATCTTAGCCACGATGTAGAACCTTATAATCTTCTTCAGGCGGCGTATATCGTTAGGAATGCTTATACTTATTTTCCTAAAGGTACGGTGCATCTTATAGCGGTAGACAGTTTTTATCATAAAGATAGAAAAGCAGTAGTTTACAAAGTAGATGGGCATTATTTTGTAGCTGCTGATAATGGCATTCTTAGTTTAATTTTTTTCAACATCAATCCAGAGGAAGTTTATGAAATTACTTTGAATAACAGGTTTGATGACGAAGTTAATTTTACAGCTACCGATGTTTTAGTTCCTGCAGCGGTTCATCTTCATAATGGTGGTTTGCCAGAAGTAATAGGGCGGGTTTATAATGAACCTAAAAAAATATCTTTCCCGAAAGCGATAGAAACAGATAACCTCATTGTAGGGCAAATTATGTATGTGGATAATTTTGGTAATGCTGTGTCTAACATCAGTAAAGTATTTTTTGAGAAGAAAGCGGCAGCTTATGATGAGTTTGTTGTAAAATTTAGGAGCTATGCTCTGTCAAAAATTTACAATCAGTATACAGATGTTGTAAAAGATTGGGAAAATGAGAGACAATATCATGGTAAGCCTTTAGTCTTATTTAATGATGCAGATTTACTGGAAGTAAGTATTTATAAAGGAACTAAAAATAACGGAGCAAAAACTCTATTAGGCGTAAGTGTGGGCGAAAAAGTGTATGTAGAATTTAACAAAAATTAA
- a CDS encoding ABC transporter permease subunit — MIALFKKDFKAYFGGWSAWLIIAVYSLIGALFLFFFDNSFNILEIGTASLQSYFVLSPWLLMFIIPALSMKSFAEEQQNGTLYWLFSQPLKTFEIVGGKFLAVFLVGILCLLPSLFYMYTVYTLGMVEGNLDLGMTLGGYIGLSVLIAAFSSVGVLASTLSSNQIMAYLLGVFVNFILYFGIEQLASYKLLGAADYWLQSLGFYHHFIAFTRGLIDTKDVFYFLLIIMISLSLSTFFIDKKKKI; from the coding sequence ATGATAGCATTATTTAAAAAAGATTTTAAAGCCTATTTTGGAGGCTGGTCGGCGTGGCTGATTATCGCTGTGTATAGTCTTATTGGAGCTTTGTTTCTGTTTTTCTTTGATAACAGTTTTAATATTTTAGAAATAGGAACTGCCTCTTTACAAAGTTACTTTGTTTTATCGCCTTGGTTGTTAATGTTCATTATTCCAGCATTGAGTATGAAATCCTTTGCAGAGGAGCAACAAAACGGTACGCTCTATTGGCTGTTTTCTCAACCTTTAAAAACTTTTGAAATTGTAGGAGGGAAGTTTTTAGCCGTTTTTTTAGTGGGGATTTTATGCTTGTTGCCATCGTTGTTCTATATGTATACAGTCTATACTCTTGGTATGGTGGAAGGTAATTTAGATTTAGGAATGACATTAGGAGGTTACATAGGATTATCGGTTTTAATCGCGGCGTTTTCTAGTGTGGGCGTTTTGGCATCTACCTTATCGTCTAATCAAATTATGGCATACCTGTTAGGTGTTTTTGTTAATTTTATATTGTATTTTGGGATTGAGCAATTGGCAAGTTATAAACTATTGGGAGCAGCAGATTATTGGCTTCAAAGTTTAGGCTTTTACCATCATTTTATAGCATTTACGAGAGGATTGATAGATACCAAAGATGTATTTTATTTTCTATTGATAATAATGATTAGTTTGTCTCTTTCCACATTTTTTATTGATAAAAAGAAGAAGATTTAA
- the gldG gene encoding gliding motility-associated ABC transporter substrate-binding protein GldG, whose product MKKWLQNNITITVAGIVVLLGVFGIFQTRFDLTEEKRYTLNEATIKTLESVKKPLVIDVYLDGDFPASFKQLQSETKFMLEEFRKINPKIDYKFIDPIKTKMSKDTLVAMGMQPSILPDMKDGKVSEIVLFPYAVMRYADYGTSIPLIIDQVGLDASTQLNKSIENLEYNLISNIKTLTTEHRKNIGIIVNHSELKPDAFQGFVDMVLENYNIGAIIPEKETGLSVADMPKLKKMDALVVAKPRKPFSNEEKVVLDQYIMNGGKMLWMLDAVNAEMDTLFQAKKIMAYPVDLNLTDFFFNYGIRITPALVKDFKKTAFIRLRAGEIAGNPQYKNFLWPYFPLGISETPHVITKNINPVKLEFPTAIDTLSREGVKKQVLFESSERTSSKAVPNYVDFSEIVNADSLGAMERPSTPKIFAVSLEGKFRSAYANRSERSSFPNFKSQSTENKMLIIADGDVGRNQILKGEPLPLGVDLLTNQKYGNEQFLRNALDWLLDDSNLMSLRNRNIEARLLDARRIEQERTEWQWFNLLSPLVLIAALSALFYWWRKQKYVK is encoded by the coding sequence ATGAAAAAATGGCTTCAAAATAATATCACCATTACAGTAGCAGGAATAGTAGTTCTATTGGGCGTTTTTGGTATATTTCAAACGAGGTTTGACCTAACGGAAGAAAAACGCTACACACTTAATGAAGCTACCATAAAGACTTTAGAATCGGTTAAGAAACCTTTGGTGATAGATGTTTATTTGGACGGAGATTTCCCTGCATCGTTTAAACAACTCCAAAGCGAAACCAAATTTATGCTAGAAGAGTTTAGGAAAATCAATCCTAAAATTGACTATAAATTCATAGATCCTATTAAGACTAAAATGTCAAAAGATACGCTAGTGGCTATGGGAATGCAACCGTCTATTCTTCCAGATATGAAAGATGGTAAGGTATCAGAAATTGTACTATTTCCCTATGCAGTAATGCGTTATGCAGACTATGGGACTTCCATTCCGTTGATTATAGACCAAGTGGGATTAGATGCGAGTACCCAGCTTAATAAATCCATAGAAAATTTAGAATATAATCTTATTTCTAACATAAAAACTCTGACCACCGAACATAGAAAAAACATTGGTATCATCGTTAATCATAGCGAACTAAAGCCTGATGCGTTCCAAGGATTTGTGGATATGGTATTAGAAAACTATAATATAGGAGCTATTATTCCTGAAAAGGAGACAGGGCTTTCTGTGGCCGATATGCCTAAGCTTAAAAAGATGGATGCTCTTGTGGTTGCTAAGCCTAGAAAACCTTTCTCCAATGAAGAAAAAGTAGTGTTAGACCAATACATTATGAATGGTGGAAAGATGCTATGGATGTTAGATGCAGTAAACGCTGAAATGGATACGCTTTTCCAAGCAAAGAAGATTATGGCATATCCTGTAGACCTCAATCTTACCGATTTTTTCTTTAATTATGGGATAAGGATTACACCTGCTCTTGTAAAAGACTTTAAGAAAACAGCCTTTATAAGGCTAAGAGCAGGAGAAATTGCAGGAAACCCTCAATATAAAAATTTCCTTTGGCCTTATTTTCCGTTAGGTATATCAGAAACACCTCATGTTATTACTAAAAATATCAATCCTGTAAAACTTGAATTTCCTACAGCAATAGATACACTCTCTAGGGAAGGGGTAAAAAAACAGGTTTTGTTTGAGTCTAGCGAAAGAACTTCTAGCAAGGCAGTGCCTAACTATGTAGACTTTTCCGAAATTGTGAATGCAGACTCTCTGGGAGCAATGGAACGCCCAAGCACTCCAAAGATTTTTGCAGTAAGTTTAGAAGGTAAATTTAGGTCGGCTTATGCTAATAGAAGTGAGCGAAGTAGTTTTCCTAATTTTAAAAGTCAAAGTACTGAAAATAAAATGCTCATAATCGCAGATGGGGATGTAGGTAGGAATCAAATTCTTAAAGGGGAGCCTTTGCCTCTAGGTGTAGATTTGCTGACCAACCAAAAATACGGCAACGAACAGTTTTTGAGAAATGCTTTAGATTGGCTTTTGGACGATTCTAACCTTATGAGCCTTAGAAACCGAAACATAGAAGCCCGACTTTTAGATGCTAGAAGAATAGAACAAGAGAGAACAGAATGGCAGTGGTTTAATTTATTATCTCCTTTAGTTCTGATAGCTGCGTTGAGTGCTTTGTTTTATTGGTGGAGGAAACAGAAGTATGTAAAATAA
- a CDS encoding glycosyltransferase, translating to MKKKEIIFILPDMEMGGAERIVITIANHLPREKFTPKIMLLRKEGGYLDFLKKDIEIIDLKTPRIRHSLKPILKEIWRRKPDIVFSGFGEVNAYLSIFTRLFPKVKFIARETNVVSKHVTRKEIKFFYKFYNNFHTIIAQSDDMAEDLIKNFNIKPNKITKINNPVDFEFIDQQLSISEKPNLFSNEMKNVVAIGYLSERKGFDNLLKVFSFLKNEPIKLHILGDGKDKELLHQMKEELGLSNVIFHGKQKNPYQFLKYADLFILSSRYEGFPNVLLESGACGTYALANNCPGGINEIIKYGVNGEVANIENHKEFSEKIKSILLSQGNYPKENIRDHIYSLFSKDVILEQYVNLLSL from the coding sequence ATGAAGAAAAAGGAGATTATTTTTATTCTTCCCGATATGGAAATGGGTGGTGCAGAACGAATTGTAATCACCATTGCTAATCATCTACCGAGAGAAAAATTTACTCCTAAAATAATGCTTCTTAGAAAAGAAGGCGGTTATTTAGATTTTCTAAAAAAGGATATAGAGATTATAGATTTAAAAACACCTAGGATACGCCACTCTCTAAAACCTATTTTGAAGGAAATATGGAGAAGAAAACCAGACATTGTTTTCTCTGGATTTGGCGAGGTAAATGCTTATTTATCAATATTTACACGGCTTTTCCCTAAGGTGAAATTTATCGCTAGGGAAACCAATGTAGTCTCTAAACATGTTACAAGAAAGGAAATTAAGTTTTTCTACAAATTTTATAATAACTTCCATACCATTATTGCTCAAAGTGATGATATGGCGGAAGATTTAATTAAAAATTTCAATATAAAACCTAACAAAATCACTAAGATTAACAATCCTGTTGATTTTGAATTTATAGACCAACAGCTTTCTATTTCAGAAAAACCTAACCTTTTCTCAAACGAAATGAAAAATGTGGTTGCTATAGGTTATCTATCCGAAAGAAAAGGATTTGATAATCTACTCAAAGTATTTTCTTTTCTTAAAAATGAACCGATAAAACTCCATATTTTAGGCGATGGTAAGGACAAAGAGCTTCTACACCAAATGAAAGAAGAGTTGGGGCTGTCTAATGTGATATTCCACGGGAAGCAAAAGAACCCTTATCAGTTTCTAAAGTATGCCGACTTATTTATTCTGTCTTCAAGATACGAAGGTTTCCCTAATGTATTACTAGAGTCTGGGGCGTGTGGTACTTATGCCCTTGCCAATAACTGTCCTGGAGGAATCAACGAAATTATAAAATACGGCGTAAACGGAGAAGTTGCAAACATAGAAAATCACAAAGAGTTTTCAGAAAAAATAAAGTCTATATTATTATCTCAAGGAAATTATCCCAAAGAAAATATAAGAGACCACATTTATTCTTTATTTTCTAAAGATGTGATTTTAGAGCAATATGTCAATCTATTAAGCCTATAA
- a CDS encoding CopD family protein, with amino-acid sequence MAYLIIKALHIIFMVSYFAGIFYLVRLFVYYKDTDDFDAPKQTILREQYLFMMRRLWNIITVPAGVLMLLFGVILIIMNPYLMKMPWFHLKLTFLIGLAVYHYWCWKKILVVKNLNFSELSTPNIKLRQANEIATFLLFLVVFTVILKVFVIDYWWQLIVGFIVLVVVIMLTVKLVNKNKK; translated from the coding sequence ATGGCATATTTAATCATAAAGGCATTACACATCATATTTATGGTAAGCTATTTTGCTGGGATTTTTTATTTGGTGAGATTATTTGTGTACTATAAGGATACCGATGATTTTGATGCTCCAAAACAAACCATTCTTAGAGAGCAATATTTGTTTATGATGAGGCGATTGTGGAATATTATTACCGTTCCTGCAGGAGTTTTAATGTTACTTTTTGGAGTCATTCTTATCATAATGAATCCTTATCTGATGAAAATGCCTTGGTTTCATCTGAAACTGACTTTTTTAATTGGTTTAGCGGTATATCATTATTGGTGTTGGAAGAAAATTTTAGTGGTGAAAAACCTTAATTTTTCGGAACTTTCTACTCCTAATATTAAATTAAGACAGGCAAATGAAATTGCTACTTTTCTACTATTTTTAGTAGTATTCACAGTAATTTTAAAGGTTTTTGTGATAGATTATTGGTGGCAGTTGATAGTGGGTTTCATAGTTCTTGTAGTGGTAATTATGCTCACAGTAAAGCTAGTCAATAAAAATAAAAAATAA
- the recQ gene encoding DNA helicase RecQ, which translates to MTKKTYNLAEELKKYFGFSTFKGQQEAIISTLLSGKDVFVLMPTGGGKSLCYQLPALISEGTAIVVSPLIALMKNQVDAVNGLSSEEGVAHVLNSSLNKTQIKQVFSDINSGRTKLLYVAPESLIKEDYLDFLKQANISFVAIDEAHCISEWGHDFRPEYRNLKGIIDKIANVPVIALTATATPKVQDDIQKTLGMSDAVVFKESFNRPNLFYEVRPKVDVEKEIVKFINKNKGKSGIVYCLSRKKVEEFAQTLQVNGINALPYHAGLDQKTRVANQDKFLMEECDVIVATIAFGMGIDKPDVRFVIHYDFPKSLESYYQETGRAGRDGGEGHCLAFYDPKDIEKLEKFLAQKSVSEKEVGLQLLNEVVGYAETSMSRRQYILYYFGEEFDPINGAGAKMDDNSVNPPKLKDVTNDFKTVLNLIKSLEEKFKTKDLIAVLVGKETPTTKSYKLEKSEFFGIGKETSDNYWKSIIRQATVRGYIIKDIETYGVLRVSKKGQNIISGKDKELFLIAEDREYDLAQTKADSDQVQLQGGGGLDKVLFNQLKDLRKKIAQKQGIPPYTVFMDPSLEDMTVQYPITIEEIAKVYGVGEGKAKKFGKEFAEFIKKYVEDNNIERPDDMVLKKVANKSSHKVFIIQNTDKKIDLEDIVNAKNLSMDELISEMESIVYQGTKLNIDYYIEENFDEEIVDDFMEFMKESESDSMKVLLAEFGEELSDDEVRLLRIKFISDVAN; encoded by the coding sequence ATGACTAAAAAAACATACAATTTAGCAGAAGAACTCAAAAAGTATTTTGGATTTTCTACCTTTAAAGGACAGCAAGAGGCTATTATCAGTACACTTCTTAGCGGTAAAGATGTATTTGTACTTATGCCTACTGGTGGAGGTAAATCTCTTTGCTATCAGCTCCCTGCACTTATTTCAGAAGGCACAGCTATTGTGGTATCTCCACTCATTGCCTTAATGAAAAACCAAGTAGATGCAGTTAATGGGCTTTCTTCAGAAGAAGGAGTAGCTCATGTACTTAATTCTTCTCTTAATAAAACACAGATAAAACAAGTTTTCAGCGACATCAATAGCGGAAGAACCAAACTCTTGTATGTAGCTCCTGAGTCATTGATAAAAGAAGATTATTTAGATTTTTTAAAACAAGCTAATATTTCTTTCGTAGCCATAGATGAGGCACATTGTATCTCCGAATGGGGACACGATTTCCGACCAGAATACAGAAACTTAAAAGGTATTATAGATAAAATAGCTAATGTTCCTGTTATTGCCCTTACAGCAACGGCTACTCCTAAAGTACAAGATGATATTCAGAAAACATTGGGAATGTCTGATGCGGTAGTTTTTAAAGAAAGCTTTAACCGACCAAATCTGTTTTACGAAGTACGCCCAAAAGTAGATGTAGAAAAGGAAATTGTAAAATTCATCAATAAAAATAAAGGAAAGTCAGGGATAGTTTACTGTCTTAGTCGTAAAAAAGTAGAAGAATTTGCACAAACTTTACAAGTTAATGGCATCAATGCTCTACCTTATCACGCTGGATTAGACCAAAAAACAAGGGTTGCCAATCAGGATAAATTTTTAATGGAAGAATGTGATGTCATCGTAGCTACCATCGCTTTTGGTATGGGGATAGATAAACCTGATGTTCGTTTTGTGATACATTATGATTTCCCTAAATCTTTAGAAAGTTATTACCAAGAAACAGGTAGAGCTGGTAGAGACGGCGGCGAAGGACATTGTTTAGCATTCTACGACCCTAAAGATATTGAAAAACTAGAGAAATTTTTGGCTCAAAAATCTGTTTCAGAGAAAGAAGTTGGCTTACAGTTACTGAATGAAGTAGTAGGATATGCCGAAACCTCTATGAGTAGAAGACAGTATATACTTTATTACTTTGGTGAGGAGTTTGACCCAATTAACGGTGCTGGTGCCAAAATGGACGACAACTCTGTAAATCCACCTAAGCTAAAAGACGTTACAAACGATTTCAAAACGGTACTAAACCTTATTAAAAGTTTAGAAGAAAAGTTTAAAACGAAAGATTTAATCGCCGTTCTTGTAGGCAAAGAAACACCAACTACCAAATCCTATAAGCTAGAAAAATCCGAGTTCTTTGGGATAGGTAAAGAAACTTCGGATAATTATTGGAAATCTATCATTAGACAGGCTACGGTAAGAGGCTATATTATTAAAGATATAGAGACCTATGGAGTACTTAGGGTGAGCAAGAAAGGACAGAATATTATTTCTGGAAAAGACAAAGAGCTTTTCTTAATTGCCGAAGATAGAGAGTACGATTTAGCTCAAACTAAAGCAGATTCAGACCAAGTACAACTCCAAGGTGGTGGTGGACTTGATAAAGTTCTATTTAATCAACTCAAGGATTTAAGAAAGAAAATCGCTCAAAAACAAGGCATTCCTCCTTACACCGTGTTTATGGACCCAAGTTTAGAGGATATGACGGTGCAATACCCTATCACTATAGAAGAAATTGCAAAGGTTTATGGTGTAGGTGAGGGTAAAGCTAAAAAGTTTGGGAAAGAATTTGCCGAGTTCATCAAAAAATATGTTGAAGATAACAACATAGAACGCCCTGATGATATGGTGCTAAAAAAAGTAGCAAACAAATCTAGCCACAAAGTGTTCATCATTCAGAATACAGATAAAAAGATAGATTTAGAAGATATTGTTAATGCTAAAAACCTTTCGATGGACGAACTCATTTCCGAAATGGAAAGTATCGTTTACCAAGGCACAAAACTCAATATAGATTATTATATAGAGGAGAATTTTGACGAGGAAATAGTAGATGACTTTATGGAGTTTATGAAAGAGTCTGAAAGTGATAGTATGAAAGTCCTTTTAGCAGAGTTTGGCGAAGAGTTGAGCGATGACGAAGTTCGCCTGCTTAGAATTAAGTTTATTAGCGATGTAGCCAACTAA